The Flavobacteriales bacterium genomic sequence ATGCACATGCTGCGCTGCAATCCGAACCTGTTCATCAGCCTGCCGGTAACCGTTGACCGGAACGGATGGACCCTTCACGGTGATTTCAATCTTACACGGGAAGAAACCGAAGGTCTGAAACGTTCGGCGCAAGTGATTGCCGGCTATCTATGATTCATTCCTGACAATTATCATATCCGGACATGCCGAATGTCATGGTATGATCGTAAGCAAACCGCTTCCTTCGTGATAAAGATTTTCATCATGAAAAGTAAGTTTATCGCATCGCTCATTGGCCTTTTTGTTCTGATCGTAGGATTCAACATCGCGTATTCCGAGATCAATCTGGATCACATGCTGCTGAACGCAGGCATGATGGTGGTCACCATTTTTGGTGCGATGGCCGCCGTATATATAGGCACTTACGAGATCTTTGACAAGAAATAAATTTTTCCACTGAAGCAACCTGCCTGTCACTGTACCTGTTCTTCCCAATCCTGTCCTAAGCCTTGACAGCCAGGTTGCTTCCTTCTTTCCTGCAACAGCTCCGCTAAATTTTCTAGCTTTACCGCGCCATGAAACTACCAAGGCCGGTCGCCATCATATCTGGCCCTTTACTGGGTTTACTCGCGTGTTGGTACCTGCTTAAGCAAGGGCATCCACCCGCAATGGGTAGAATGGCATTTGTAGCGATTTGGATGGCGGGATGGTGGATCACTGAGGCCGTCAACATTTTTTTTACTTCCCTCCTTCCGCTGGTCGCATTCCCGCTGCTTGGCATCATGGACATGAAAGAGACCGCACCCAGCTACACCAATGAGATCATATTTCTTTTCATCGGCGGCTTCCTGATCGCTTTTACATTGGAAAAATGGAACCTGCACAAGCGCATGGCCCTGTTCCTGTTGTTGAAGATCGGCGCCACACCTTCCCGTTTGTTGCTTGGTTTCATGACGGCCAGCTACTTTCTTTCCATGTGGATCGTGAACACTGCTACCACCATGATGCTGTTGCCTGCAACCATGGCGGTGATCGGTCAGATCGAAGACCAGACAGGAAAACGTGACAACAAAATGGCGACAGGGTTTCTGCTCGGACTCGCCTATGCATCCTCCATCGGCGGCACGGCAACGGTGATCGGCACCGCGCCCAACATGGCATTCATGGGATTCTACAACTCCAACTTTCCCAACCTTCCCGCCGTTAACTTCACCAACTGGATCCTGTTCAGCCTGCCCGTATCACTCACATTTTTTGCTCTATGCTTCCAGGTGCTGCGCTACCGGTTCCTGAGACACATGAAGCACACCACCATCTCCATGGATACCTGCCGCATGCAGTATCAGCAGCTGGGCAGGATGTCGTACGAGGAGAAAAGTATAACCGCTGTCTTTTTCGCAACCGTACTGCTTTGGTTTTTCCGACAGGACATCGTTTTGGGTTCATTCACCATACCCGGATGGTCGGGATTCCTGCCGGTGGGTGGGTTCATCAAAGACAGCACCATCGCCATGATCGCTTCGTGTGTACTGTATCTCTTTCCTTCCAGGCAAAGGAAAGGAGAGGGATTGCTCACGTGGGACCAGGTGCAGCGTATACCGTTTGGCATTATCTTCCTGTTCGGTGGCGGATTCGCTTTGGCCAACGGCATCACCGAAAGCGGGTTATCGGAATGGCTGACGGAACATCTGAAAAACCTGTCGGGGAATTGGACACCTTTCCAGGTGGTTGTGACCCTTTGTGTCTTCATGACTTTCTTTACGGAACTCACTTCCAATACGGCTTCTACCTACCTGATGCTTCCCATTCTGCTGAGCATCTCAGCTCAATTCAAGGCCAGTCCGCTGATTTTCATGGTGCCCGTTGTGCTTTCCGCATCTTATGCTTTCATGCTTCCCGTTGCCACACCGCCCAACACCATCGTATTTGGCAGTGAGCGGATCTCCATGAGGGACATGACAAGAACCGGTTTGATTCTGAACATCATCGGCGTTGTTCTGAATGTATTGGCGATCTTCACACTGGCCAAATGGTTATGGCAGATCTGACGCAACTCCCAAGATTTTACAAACCCGACCTGCAACAGGGCGAAGGAATACTTGATGGCACGGAAGCGCACCATTGCCTGCATGTGCTGCGCATGAAAGCAGGAGATAAAATTGTGCTAACCGATGGCCTGGGGCACCTGGCCGCTGCAACCATTGTTCATGCCGGCAAGAAGGAGGTACAATTCCGGACAGGGGAATGGATACATGCAGCCGGCCCCGAACCGGGCATACACATTGCCATTGCTCCCACGAAGGGAAACGACCGCTTCGAATGGTTTCTTGAGAAGGCAACAGAAATGGGAGTGGCTGCCATTACCCCACTGCTTTGCCAGCATGGAGAAAGGGCCCGGTTCAAACCGGATCGGTGGGAAAAGATATTGGTTGCGGCAATGAAACAATGTCAGCGTGACTACCTGCCGGAACTGCATGAAGCAACTACTTTTCAGGCTTTTCTCAACAGCAAACTACCCGAACAAACCTTCATGGCCCACAGGGGAAGTGAGGAAGATGTGCCTCCACACCTGGCGGATGTGTTGAATGGAACGGAAGAAGCCGTGGTGATGATCGGACCTGAAGGAGATTTCAGTCAGCAGGAACTTGCATTGGCGACGTCCAAAAACATCCGCATGGTTTCATTGGGTAGCAGGCGTTTGCGAACCGAAACCGCCGGCTTGTCCGCCGTCGCAACATACGCCACCTTAAGCAAGCGGTAACGCCATCTCCTCATCGAAAACGCCAACCACCTTTTCCAATTCTGCGCGATATGGATCGGAAAGGCCATTCACCGGATTGAAATTCTCGTTGAAGGAAGGAAGACTGAAGTGTCCGATGATCCGGCCGCCATGCCTGGGAAACCTGGAGCGCGCCGCCTCCATCACACCCGCACCTCCCCTTGCTCCCGGGGATGTGCTTAGCAACAAGACAGGTTTTTCTCCGAATACCTTTGGTTCGATTCGCGACACCCAGTCGAACAGGTTTTTAAATGCTGCCGTGTAGCTGCCGTTGTGTTCGGCAAGGGAGATCAGGTAGGCATCGTTTGAGTTCATAAGTTCGGCAAACCGGATGGCATGCTCAGGGTATCCTTCCTTTTCCAGGTCCACGGAAAACAAAGGGAGCGGGTAATCATTAAGATCCGTGATGTGTACACGGGCATTGCGGATCAAACCGGCGGCATAAGTTACCAGCTGCTTGTTGATGGATTGACTGCTGGTGCTGCCTGCAAAGGCAAGGATATTTTTTCCTGAACGCATATGTGTTTGATTTGAACCCCAGGCATTGCACCCGGATATTTACGCCATGGCCAGTATGGTTTTCCTGATAATGTCGATGCATTCGGCCATTTGGTCTTCGGTCATCACAAGCGGCGGTGCAAACCGGATCTTGTCGCCATGTGTTGGTTTGGCCAGCAAGCCGTTTTCCTTTAGTGCCAGGCATACATCCCACGCATCCTTACCGTTCTTCGAACCGATGACGATGGCATTCAGCAGACCTTTGCCACGGACTTCCAGAATCATGTCTGACGGGATGGACCGGAGTTCCGATCGCAGCATCTCTCCCAATGCATAGGCATTTTCCGTTAACTGTTCATCTTTCAGTACCTGCAGCGCCGCCATGGCCACCCTGCAAGCAACCGGGTTTCCACCGAACGTTGAACCATGTTCACCGGGTTTGATGCACATCATGATGTCGTCATCCGCCAGCACGGCAGATACCGGGTATACACCACCGGAAAGGGCTTTCCCCAGAATGAGTACATCGGGGTGAACATTTTCATAGTCACATGCAAGCATTCGACCGGTGCGTCCCAATCCCGTTTGCACCTCGTCGGCGAGCAGCAGCACATTTGCCGCTTTGCATAATTCGGCGGCTTTGGACAGATACCCTTCATCAGGCACGAATACCCCGGCTTCACCCTGGATGGGTTCCACCAGGAAACCTGCTACATGCGGATCGGCAAGTGCTTTTTGCAGCGCATTCATATCATTGTATGGGATGACTTCGATGCCTGGCGTAAACGGGCCGAAGTCTTTGCGTGCATCCGGATCGGTTGAAGCAGATACGATGGTGATGGTTCTTCCGTGGAAATTGTTTTCACATACGATGATCTTGGCCTGGTCAGCGGGAATTCCTTTCCTGAGATAGCCCCACTTTCTGCACAACTTGATGGCGGTTTCCACTGCTTCCACGCCTGAATTCACCGGAAGCACCTTGTTGTACCCAAAATAATCACAAACATATTTCTCGTACTCACCCAGGCTGCTGTTGTAAAAAGCCCTGGATGTAAGGGTCAGTTTCTGCGCCTGTTCGAGCATAGCTGATATGATGCGCGGATGACAGTGCCCCTGGTTAACGGCGGAATAGGCGGAAAGGAAATCGTAATACTGACGGCCTTCCACATCCCAAACAAACACACCCTCACCCCTGTCTAACACAACCGGTATCGGATGATAGTTATGGGCACCGTAGGTATTTTCCAGTGCCATTGCTTCTGCAGAGGTCAGGTGCGTACTCATATTTTTTGGTGTTTTCATGCGGATAAAAGTAATGAATTCGCCCGTGTGGCCTGATAAAATTTAGCACCAAACAAGC encodes the following:
- a CDS encoding SLC13/DASS family transporter, whose protein sequence is MAFVAIWMAGWWITEAVNIFFTSLLPLVAFPLLGIMDMKETAPSYTNEIIFLFIGGFLIAFTLEKWNLHKRMALFLLLKIGATPSRLLLGFMTASYFLSMWIVNTATTMMLLPATMAVIGQIEDQTGKRDNKMATGFLLGLAYASSIGGTATVIGTAPNMAFMGFYNSNFPNLPAVNFTNWILFSLPVSLTFFALCFQVLRYRFLRHMKHTTISMDTCRMQYQQLGRMSYEEKSITAVFFATVLLWFFRQDIVLGSFTIPGWSGFLPVGGFIKDSTIAMIASCVLYLFPSRQRKGEGLLTWDQVQRIPFGIIFLFGGGFALANGITESGLSEWLTEHLKNLSGNWTPFQVVVTLCVFMTFFTELTSNTASTYLMLPILLSISAQFKASPLIFMVPVVLSASYAFMLPVATPPNTIVFGSERISMRDMTRTGLILNIIGVVLNVLAIFTLAKWLWQI
- a CDS encoding 16S rRNA (uracil(1498)-N(3))-methyltransferase, with protein sequence MADLTQLPRFYKPDLQQGEGILDGTEAHHCLHVLRMKAGDKIVLTDGLGHLAAATIVHAGKKEVQFRTGEWIHAAGPEPGIHIAIAPTKGNDRFEWFLEKATEMGVAAITPLLCQHGERARFKPDRWEKILVAAMKQCQRDYLPELHEATTFQAFLNSKLPEQTFMAHRGSEEDVPPHLADVLNGTEEAVVMIGPEGDFSQQELALATSKNIRMVSLGSRRLRTETAGLSAVATYATLSKR
- a CDS encoding NAD(P)H-dependent oxidoreductase, which codes for MRSGKNILAFAGSTSSQSINKQLVTYAAGLIRNARVHITDLNDYPLPLFSVDLEKEGYPEHAIRFAELMNSNDAYLISLAEHNGSYTAAFKNLFDWVSRIEPKVFGEKPVLLLSTSPGARGGAGVMEAARSRFPRHGGRIIGHFSLPSFNENFNPVNGLSDPYRAELEKVVGVFDEEMALPLA
- the rocD gene encoding ornithine--oxo-acid transaminase, translated to MSTHLTSAEAMALENTYGAHNYHPIPVVLDRGEGVFVWDVEGRQYYDFLSAYSAVNQGHCHPRIISAMLEQAQKLTLTSRAFYNSSLGEYEKYVCDYFGYNKVLPVNSGVEAVETAIKLCRKWGYLRKGIPADQAKIIVCENNFHGRTITIVSASTDPDARKDFGPFTPGIEVIPYNDMNALQKALADPHVAGFLVEPIQGEAGVFVPDEGYLSKAAELCKAANVLLLADEVQTGLGRTGRMLACDYENVHPDVLILGKALSGGVYPVSAVLADDDIMMCIKPGEHGSTFGGNPVACRVAMAALQVLKDEQLTENAYALGEMLRSELRSIPSDMILEVRGKGLLNAIVIGSKNGKDAWDVCLALKENGLLAKPTHGDKIRFAPPLVMTEDQMAECIDIIRKTILAMA